The Faecalibacterium sp. I3-3-33 DNA window AGAACGTGTTCAGCCTGATCACACAGGTGGTGGGACGCAGCGGCCGCGCAAAAGAGCCCGGCTTTGCCATCATCCAGACCACCGACCCGGACAATCCGGTGCTCACCCTTGCCGCCGCACAGGATTACGACGCCTTCTACGAGCAGGAGATCGCCTACCGCAAGCTGGGCCTGTATCCGCCCTTCTGCGGGCTGTGCGTCATCGGCTTTGCCGGTGCAAAGGAGAACGAGGTGGCGCGTGCCGCTGCCCGGTTCTCGGTGCTTTTAGGGCAGCAGGCTGCCAAGCAGCCGGATCTGCCCCTGCGCATTCTGGGTCCTACGCCCGGCAGCATTGAAAAGATTAACGATACCTACCGCTATAAGCTTACCGTCAAGTGCCGCAACGACCGCCGCTTCCGCGACCTTGTGCGTGCTGCACTGGCACTGTACGAAAAAGAAAAACTGCCGTCCAAGGCATCGGTCGTGGTAGACCTGCACTCGGATGGTGACATCTGAACGGTGGATTGTAAAATGGATAAAATACGCATTAATGATATTCTGAACTTTAGTAAAGAAGAAATACCAAATGTTCGCGTGAAATTCAATATTTACAATGGTTACGATGATCCGTTGGAACTTTATAAAACCGACCCGGATGAGGTAAATATCGACTGGTTTTTGTGGCGTGACCGCCGCCGCTATTTTAGTGTAGGACAAACGGCGATCTGCTTTTTAAAAATCGGAAATGATACATGGCTCATGACGTGTATCAAGACGATAACCGGGGAGAAAAAAGTTGATGAAATAAATGGCGGTGTTGGTTATGAGGCGCAGGATGATGCCCGTTACGGGAAATATTTCGGGCGGCTTGTTTTGCGTTATCATAATCCCTGCCGTACAATGGGGCGCACCTATGCGTCAGTAATGGACGAGTTGGAAGTTCTTGAGATTTTGAACGATCAGTTCACTGGCGAGGATTTTCCGGGTTATGAAAATGTACGGCTGAGTTATCGGCAATTGAAAAATGTGATCGACCGGCACCTTCCGGGATGGATCGCAGCGCTGCAAAACCAGAAAGCGGTCTATCTGATTACGGACAACAAGACCGGTAAATTATATGTTGGCTCTGCCACATCGCAAACAGGAATGCTTCTCCAACGATGGTCAAACTATATTGCTGATGGCCATGGTGGAAACGAAGCATTGAAAGAGCTCGTAAAAAAGCAGGGCTTCGATTATGTAAAAGAAAATTTCCAGTATTCTATCCTTGAAAACTATAATGCACGGATGGATGACGAATACATTTTGAGACGTGAGTCCTGGTGGAAAGAAACACTTCGGACAAGAGAGTTTGGATACAATAAGAATTAAAAGCTTGATTTGGAGGTACCATTATGGCTATCCGTAATATTGTTAAAGAAGGCGACCCCATCCTGAACAAGGTCTGCCGCCCTGTGACCAATTTTGATGACCGTCTGGCCACCCTGCTGGACGATATGCGCGAGACTATGATCGCCGCCGATGGCGTGGGTCTGGCTGGCCCGCAGGTGGGCATGATGCGCCGCCTGTTCGTGGTGTGGGACACCACCGATGCCCCGGAGGAGATCCCCGAAGATTACGAGTACAAGTTCATTGATTTCGTCAATCCCGAGATTCTTGCCGTTTCCGAGGAAGAGGAGACCGCCTACGAGGGCTGCCTGTCCTTCCCGGGGCATAACGGCGCTGTGACCCGCCCGGTCGCCGTCAAGGTGCGTGCACAGGACCGCAACGGCGAATGGTTCGAGTTGGAAGCCGACGGCCTGCTGGGTCGCTGCATCCAGCACGAGAACGACCATCTGGACGGCATCACTATCATGGAGTCCAGCGAGTACTTCTATGAGGATACCGAGGAAGGCAAAAAGGCCGCCCGCGAAGCGAAAGGAAACAACTGATGCGCATTTTATTCATGGGCACGCCGGATATTGCTGCCGAGTGCCTGAAAGCCCTGTATGCCGCCGGGCACGATATCTGTGCCGTGTACACCCGGCGGGATAAGCCGGTTGGCCGCAAGCAGGTGCTCACCGCACCGCCGGTCAAGGAGGTGGCTCTGGAGCACGGAACACCCGTGTTCCAGCCCCGCACCCTGCGGGACGGCAGCGAGGATGAAAACATCCGCGTTCTTGCCCCGGAACTGATCGTGGTGGTGGCCTATGGCTGCATCCTGCCGAAGTCCGTGCTGGAACTGCCCCGCTACGGCTGCATCAACCTGCACGTTTCGCTGCTGCCGAAGTATCGCGGCAGCGCTCCGGTGCAGTGGTCTGTGCTGAACGGTGACGCCGAGACCGGCGTTTCCATCATGCAGATGGACGAGGGTCTGGATACCGGCGATGTACTGTACTGCAAAAAGATTACCATCGACCCTGAGGAGACCAGCGGCGAACTGTTTGACCGTGTTACCGCTGTGGGTGCCAAAGCCCTGTGTGAAACCATTCCCCAGATCGCCGCAGGCACTCTGACCGCTGTGCCGCAGCAGCACGAAAACGCAACCCTTGCCCCCATGCTGAACAAGGAGATGGCAGAGTTCCACCTGACCGACACTGCCACCCATATCCACAACTGGGTGCGCGGCATGAATCCCTGGCCGGGTGCGTGGTTCATCACCTCCGGCGGCAAAAAGCTTAAGGTGATGTCCTGCCGCGTGGCTGCCGCCAATGGCGAAGCCCCCGGCACGGTGCTGGCCACAAAGCCCCTGACCGTAGCCTGCGGTGAGGGTGCTATCCAACTGCTGGAGGTCGTACCGGAGGGCAAAAAGCCCATGGACGGTACCGCCTTTGCAGCGGGTCTGCGCCTGAAAACGGGGGATAGCCTCTGATGGCCGCAAATCCGCGTGCGGCGGCAGTCGCCGCACTGGTACGGCAGGAGCAGGACGGCTTTTCCAATCTGGTGCTGGACGCAGAACTCAAGCGCCAGAAGCTGGAAGGCCGGGATAAGGCTTTTGCAAGTGCCATTTTCTACACCGTGCTGGAGCATCGCGGCACGCTGGACTATATTCTGGAGCAGTTTCTGCCCAAGGGTCTGGCAAAGCTGGATGCACCCGTGCGGGAAATTTTGCGTGCTGCACTGGCACAGGCACGCTATATGCAGGTGCCTGTCTCCGCTGCGGTGAACGAGGCGGTCAAGCTGACCCGCACCTTTAAAAAATCCAGCGCCTCCGGCCTTGTCAATGCTGTGCTGCGCAAGGCCTGCGGTTATGATTTAGACGCTGTCGTCTTTACAGACGAGATCCAGCGCCTGATGGTTTTAGGCTCTGCCGGGCGGGATGTGGCAGAATTTCTCCACAAAAATTACCCGGATGAAGCACTGGGCATCCTGACCTATCAGGCCGATGGCGGTTTGACCAGCCTGCGTGCAAACCCCCTCAAGGCCAGCGCTGCGAAACTGTGCGCGCTGCTTACAGAGCAGGGCACAGCAGAGGCGCGGCAGGGTATTGTGCCCGGCAGTGTGCTGGCACGATTTGCCGGCAGTCCGGCAGACAACGAGCTGTTCCGGCAGGGGTACTACCATGTGGAGGGGCAGGCCAGCCAGCTGGCAGCTCTCTGCGTGGGTGCAGCTCCCGGCGAGACGGTGCTGGACCTGTGCGCTGCCCCCGGCGGCAAGACGATTTTGCTGGCCGAGCAGATGCAGGGTGCAGGAGAGCTGTACAGCTGCGATGCAGCAGAGAACCGTGTGGGGCTGATCCGCACCGCTGTGGACCGCATGGGCTTTACCGGGGTGCATACCCTTTGTAATGATGCCACCAAGCCGAACCCTGCACTGCCCATGGCAGACCGCATCCTGACGGATGTGCCTTGCAGCGGCTTGGGCATTCTGGCAAAAAAGCCGGATCTGCGCTATAAAAAGCTGGAAGCTACCCGGCAGGCAGAGCTGCTTGCCACGCAGGCGGCAATTCTGGATACGGCTGCGGCACTGCTCAAGGCGGGCGGGCGGCTGGTCTATTCCACCTGCACCATCGACCCGGCAGAAAATCAGCAGCAGATCGCAGCCTTTTTGCAGCACCACCCGGAATTTGCGGTCTGCGCACCGGATGTGCCGCTGCCCGCCGGAATGACGGCAGGGGAGCACGGCTGCCTCTCGGTGCCCACCCGCACCGGCATGGACGGCTTTTTCCTGTGCGTGCTGCAAAAAGCCGCCGGAACACAATAAGCACGACCCTTGCGGGTCGTATCCTCTTATAGGAGAACAGAATGGAACAAAAACGCTGTATTTCTTCCCTGACGCTGGCAGAATTGACTGCTGAATTGAAAGCGCTGGGACAGCCGGGTTTTCGGGCAAAGCAGATCTTCCACTGGGTACACCAGAAACTGGTCACCGAGTTTTCTGCCATGACCGACCAGCCCAAGACCCTGCTGGCAAAGCTGGAAGAAACCTTTTATATCGCTGCACCGCAGATCGAGCGCCGTCAGGAGGCTAAAGACGGTACTGTGAAGTATCTGCTGCGCATGGCAGACGGCAACTGCATTGAGACTGTTGTTATGCGTTACCACTACGGCAATACCGTGTGCGTGTCCACGCAGGTGGGCTGCCGCATGGGCTGCCGGTTCTGCGCCTCCACACAGGCAGGGCGGGTGCGCAACCTTGAAGCAGGCGAGATCTGCTCCGAGATCTACACTGCCCAGAAGGATATCGGCGAGCGCATCTCCCATATCGTGCTCATGGGCATCGGCGAGCCACTGGATAACTTTGACGAAGTGATGCGCTTTTTGGAGAATATCACCTCGCCCGAGGGCGTCAATATCGGCATGCGCAATATCAGCCTTTCCACCTGCGGCCTTGTGCCTAAGATCGACCAGCTGGCGGAAAAAAAGCTGCAGCTCACCCTTTCCATCTCGCTGCACGCACCCACAAACCAGATCCGCAGCAGCATGATGCCGGTCAACGATGCCTACCCGGTGGAGCAGCTGATCCAGACCGTGCGCCGGTATCAGGAGACCACCGGCCGCCGGGTCAGCTTTGAATATTCCATGGTGCGCGGTGTCAATGATTCTGATGTCTGCGCAAAGCAGCTGGCAGACCTGATCCGGGGCATGGGTGCTCATGTAAATCTGATCCCCATCAACCCAGTGGACGGTAGTCCGTACTCCGCTACGGATGCAGCCAATGTGCGCAGATTCCAGCAAAAGCTCGAAAGCCTTGGCGTAAACGCCACGGTGCGCCGCCGCCTTGGCAGCGAAATCAGCGCCGCCTGCGGCCAGCTGCGCCGCGACGAAATGAACGGCAAGGCATAAATAGAGGGAGAAACCTATGAAACTTGCAGGAAAAACGGATGTAGGACGCGTCCGGCAGGACAATCAGGATGATTACCGTGCAGGAGAGCTGCCCGGCGATGCAGCATGGGCGCTGGTATGCGATGGCATGGGCGGCGCACGCGGCGGGCGTGAGGCTTCGCAGTGTGCGTGCAGCGTTATCGAGCGCTGCTTTCAGGAGCAGTACAGCCAGTGCATCCCCGGCGAAGAGGAGACTTTTTTAAAAAAAGCGCTGCTCAGCGCCAACCGCTATGTGTTCCAGAAGGCACTGCGGGAGGAGTCTCTGGCTGGAATGGGCACTACCGCTGTCTGCGCTCTGGTGCGCGGCGGCAAGGCCTATCTGAGCCACGCGGGCGATTCCCGCGCCTACCTCTACCGGGACGGTAAGCTGGCGCAGCTGACCCACGATCACTCCTATGTGCAGGAGCTTGTGGACTGCGGCACCATCACACAGGAGCAGGCAGAGCATCACCCGCAGAAAAACATCATCACCCGGGCGCTGGGCGTGGATTACCGGCTGGAGCCGGAGTTCACCACCGTGGCGCTGCGGGCAGGGGATGTTCTGCTGCTGTGCACGGACGGTCTGACCAATGCCGTACCCACGGAGCAGCTGGAGCAGTTGTTGCGCAGCGGGTCTTTTTACGACCTGCCGGATGCTCTGATCCGCACCGCTAACGAAAACGGCGGCCCGGATAACATCACCGCCCTGCTGGTGGGGGTAGAGCCGATGGAGGTGCGCCATGGATAACCTGATCGGTAAAAGACTGGACGGCCTGTACGAGGTACAGGAGCTGATCGGCTCCGGCGGCATGGCAAATGTGTATAAGGCAGTCATGCGGGGGCAAAACGGCCCCGTACCCGCCGGGACTGTGGTGGCCGTTAAGGTGCTGCGGCAGGAATATATGCACGACCCGGACCTTGTGCGCCGCTTCAAGAACGAATCCAAGGCCATCTCGCTGCTGAACCACCCCAATATCGTCAAGGTATATGATGTTTCGGTCAACGACCATCTGCAATATATCGTTATGGAGTATGTGGACGGCATGACCTTGCGGGAGTACCTCAATGAGCGGGGCGGTAAGCTTTCCAGCAGGGAGACCGTACACTTCATCTCTCAGATCCTCAAAGCGCTGGAGCACGCCCACGCCAACGGCATCGTGCACCGGGATATCAAGCCCCAGAACATTATGCTGCTGGACAATGGCCAGCTGCGCATGATGGACTTCGGTATTGCCCGCATTTCCCGGGCAGATAACCAGATGCTGGCCGGCAAGGCGATGGGCAGTGTGCATTATATCAGCCCGGAACAGGCAAAGGGGGACGAGACCGACCGCACCAGCGACATCTACTCGGTAGGTGTTATGATGTACGAGATGCTCTCTGGTCATCTGCCCTTTGATGCAGATGACGTGGTAGAGGTTGCCATCAAGCAGATCTCGGACGAGCCCCGCTCGCTGCACGAGCTGGCACCGGAGGTGCCCTATGCGCTGGTGGAGATCACGGAAAAGGCCATGGCAAAGCTCCCCCAGAACCGCTACCCCTCGGCACGGGCGATGCTGGAAGCACTGGATACCTATGTGCAGAACCCCTCCGTGTTGTTTGAATATCAGTATATTACAGAAGAAGCACCCGAAAAGGTGGTGAAACGTACCATGAATCAGAACCGCGCGATCCGTCAGAACGAACAGCCCGCCCCCCGCAAAAACGGCAAAAGCAAGCCGGGTAAAAAGCGCCGTACCGTCTTTTTGCCTGCATTGTTCGGTATCACCATTGCCTTTGCACTGGCCTGCATGGCGCTGTGCTGGATGATCCTGAACGACTCCTCCAACCTGATGAACAACAAGGCCGATGTCACCCTTGGGGACTATATCGGCATGACCAAGGATCAGGCCATGGCCACGGATCAGATCGCATCCGGCCAGATCTCCCCGGAGTGGGAAGAAGAGTATAACAGCAACTATGCCGCCGGTTATATCTATAAGCAGTCGCCGGTGTCCGGCCGCACCGTCCGCGAGGGACAAAGCGTGACTTTGACCGTTAGTCTTGGTACCCAGTATGTCACTGTGCCGGATCTGACCAACTATGTGCAGACCGATGCCGAACAGCAGCTCAAGGCACTGGGCGTTTCGGTGCTGGTCACGCAGGCTGTGGATACCACCGTGGCTTCCGGCGCGGTCATCCGCACCGACCCTGCCGCCGGTACGCAGGTAGCGGCAGGCTCTACGGTCATCCTTTATATCAGCCGTCCGCAGGTGTCCACCACCACTAAGGTGCCCTCCCTTACCGGCATGAGCGTGAATGATGCCCGCACCCTGCTGGTGCAGAACCATCTGGGTCTTGGCAGCCAGAGCGAAGAATACAGCGACCAGCCCGCAGGTACAGTGCTCAGCCAGAACCCGGCGGCAGGTGCTACCGCAAAGCTGAACAGCCGCGTAAACGTTGTGGTCAGCGCAGGCGCTGCACCGGTACAGGAACCGGAGCAGCCTGGCGGTGACGGCACTTCCGGCACCACGGGCGAAGGCTCTACCGGCGGCGAGAGCACCGGCGGCAGCAGCGAGCCGAGCTCCAGCAGCAGCTCCACAGGCGGCGGTATTCTGGACTGGTGGTCCTCGCTGCTGGGCTGACGGAGGATGTGCATGAACGGTTATATCATAAAAGGCATTGGCGGCTTTTACTATGTAAAAACGCCGGATGGCATCGTGGAGTGCAAACCCCGCGGCATTTTCCGCAAACAGAAGATTACCCCTGTGGCAGGGGATGAGGTGATGCTGGAAACCGAGAACGGCGCAGCGGTTATTGCACAGATCGCCCCCCGCAAAAACGTTTTTGTGCGCCCGCCAGTGGCAAATCTGGATGTGCTGTTCCTTGTGGCCAGCACCACCCAGCCTACCCCCAGCACGCTGGTGCTGGATAAGCTTTCGGCCATTGCGGTGGATAAGGGCGTGCAGCCGGTGGTGGTGTGCACCAAAAGCGACCTTGCCGAGGCGGATTTTCTGGCAAATGCCTACGCAAAATCCACCCTGCCGTTTATCCGTATCGACTACGAAAGCGGTGCAGGGCTGGACGAAGTAAAACAGTGGATCAACGGCAGATTGTGCGCCTTCTGCGGCAACTCCGGCGTGGGTAAATCCACCCTGCTGAACGCGCTGCTGCCGGACGCTGCCCGCGAGACCAGCGCCATCAGCCAGAAGCTGGGGCGCGGCCGCCACACCACCCGCGAGGTGACCATCTTTGAAGCTTACGGCGGACGCATTGCCGACACCCCGGGCTTTGCCAGTCTGGAGGCGAACCGTGCAGGGTTCATCCCCAAGGAGAATCTGGAGCACGCCTTCCCGGAATTTGGCCCTTATCTGGGTCAGTGCCAGTTTACCGGCTGCTCCCACCGCAGCGAAAAAGGCTGTGCTGTGCGGGCGGCGCTGGCAGAGGGCAGGCTTTCCCAGACACGGTACGACAGTTATTGCGCCATGTATGACGAAGTAAAGGATGTCAAGGATTGGCAGCGCCCGAAAGTGTAATACGGAAGGAAGAATAAAATGTCCCGTTGTGTGATCCTTTCCGCCTGCCCGGTGCAGCCGGAGCTCAGGCACCTGCTGCGCAGCGATGATTTTATCATTGCCTGCGATGCGGGCTACCGCAACTGCGCGCGGCTGGGCTGCAAGCCGGATATCATCGTAGGCGATTTTGATTCCGCTCCCTGTCCGCAGCAGGATCAGGACGATATCGTGGTACTGCCCCACGTCAAGGACGACACCGATACCGAGTATGCCGCAAAGCTTGCTGCGCAAAAGGGTTTTGACGAGGTGCTTTTGCTGGGCGCACTGGGCGGCAAGCGGGTGGAGCACACCCTTGCAAACCTGTGCACCGGCCTTGGGCTGGAACAGCGCGGCATCCGCGCCGCCTTGCAGGACGAGCGCTCCCGCATCACCTTTGTGCTGCCGGGCGAGAGCCGCTGCTACCCCAAGGAGGAGTTTTTCTACTTCTCGGCCTTCCCAATGGAGGGGCGCGCCGAGGGCGTGTGCGAAAAAGGCTCCTTCT harbors:
- a CDS encoding GIY-YIG nuclease family protein translates to MDKIRINDILNFSKEEIPNVRVKFNIYNGYDDPLELYKTDPDEVNIDWFLWRDRRRYFSVGQTAICFLKIGNDTWLMTCIKTITGEKKVDEINGGVGYEAQDDARYGKYFGRLVLRYHNPCRTMGRTYASVMDELEVLEILNDQFTGEDFPGYENVRLSYRQLKNVIDRHLPGWIAALQNQKAVYLITDNKTGKLYVGSATSQTGMLLQRWSNYIADGHGGNEALKELVKKQGFDYVKENFQYSILENYNARMDDEYILRRESWWKETLRTREFGYNKN
- the def gene encoding peptide deformylase; its protein translation is MAIRNIVKEGDPILNKVCRPVTNFDDRLATLLDDMRETMIAADGVGLAGPQVGMMRRLFVVWDTTDAPEEIPEDYEYKFIDFVNPEILAVSEEEETAYEGCLSFPGHNGAVTRPVAVKVRAQDRNGEWFELEADGLLGRCIQHENDHLDGITIMESSEYFYEDTEEGKKAAREAKGNN
- the fmt gene encoding methionyl-tRNA formyltransferase, with the protein product MRILFMGTPDIAAECLKALYAAGHDICAVYTRRDKPVGRKQVLTAPPVKEVALEHGTPVFQPRTLRDGSEDENIRVLAPELIVVVAYGCILPKSVLELPRYGCINLHVSLLPKYRGSAPVQWSVLNGDAETGVSIMQMDEGLDTGDVLYCKKITIDPEETSGELFDRVTAVGAKALCETIPQIAAGTLTAVPQQHENATLAPMLNKEMAEFHLTDTATHIHNWVRGMNPWPGAWFITSGGKKLKVMSCRVAAANGEAPGTVLATKPLTVACGEGAIQLLEVVPEGKKPMDGTAFAAGLRLKTGDSL
- the rsmB gene encoding 16S rRNA (cytosine(967)-C(5))-methyltransferase RsmB yields the protein MAANPRAAAVAALVRQEQDGFSNLVLDAELKRQKLEGRDKAFASAIFYTVLEHRGTLDYILEQFLPKGLAKLDAPVREILRAALAQARYMQVPVSAAVNEAVKLTRTFKKSSASGLVNAVLRKACGYDLDAVVFTDEIQRLMVLGSAGRDVAEFLHKNYPDEALGILTYQADGGLTSLRANPLKASAAKLCALLTEQGTAEARQGIVPGSVLARFAGSPADNELFRQGYYHVEGQASQLAALCVGAAPGETVLDLCAAPGGKTILLAEQMQGAGELYSCDAAENRVGLIRTAVDRMGFTGVHTLCNDATKPNPALPMADRILTDVPCSGLGILAKKPDLRYKKLEATRQAELLATQAAILDTAAALLKAGGRLVYSTCTIDPAENQQQIAAFLQHHPEFAVCAPDVPLPAGMTAGEHGCLSVPTRTGMDGFFLCVLQKAAGTQ
- the rlmN gene encoding 23S rRNA (adenine(2503)-C(2))-methyltransferase RlmN codes for the protein MEQKRCISSLTLAELTAELKALGQPGFRAKQIFHWVHQKLVTEFSAMTDQPKTLLAKLEETFYIAAPQIERRQEAKDGTVKYLLRMADGNCIETVVMRYHYGNTVCVSTQVGCRMGCRFCASTQAGRVRNLEAGEICSEIYTAQKDIGERISHIVLMGIGEPLDNFDEVMRFLENITSPEGVNIGMRNISLSTCGLVPKIDQLAEKKLQLTLSISLHAPTNQIRSSMMPVNDAYPVEQLIQTVRRYQETTGRRVSFEYSMVRGVNDSDVCAKQLADLIRGMGAHVNLIPINPVDGSPYSATDAANVRRFQQKLESLGVNATVRRRLGSEISAACGQLRRDEMNGKA
- a CDS encoding Stp1/IreP family PP2C-type Ser/Thr phosphatase is translated as MKLAGKTDVGRVRQDNQDDYRAGELPGDAAWALVCDGMGGARGGREASQCACSVIERCFQEQYSQCIPGEEETFLKKALLSANRYVFQKALREESLAGMGTTAVCALVRGGKAYLSHAGDSRAYLYRDGKLAQLTHDHSYVQELVDCGTITQEQAEHHPQKNIITRALGVDYRLEPEFTTVALRAGDVLLLCTDGLTNAVPTEQLEQLLRSGSFYDLPDALIRTANENGGPDNITALLVGVEPMEVRHG
- the pknB gene encoding Stk1 family PASTA domain-containing Ser/Thr kinase, which produces MDNLIGKRLDGLYEVQELIGSGGMANVYKAVMRGQNGPVPAGTVVAVKVLRQEYMHDPDLVRRFKNESKAISLLNHPNIVKVYDVSVNDHLQYIVMEYVDGMTLREYLNERGGKLSSRETVHFISQILKALEHAHANGIVHRDIKPQNIMLLDNGQLRMMDFGIARISRADNQMLAGKAMGSVHYISPEQAKGDETDRTSDIYSVGVMMYEMLSGHLPFDADDVVEVAIKQISDEPRSLHELAPEVPYALVEITEKAMAKLPQNRYPSARAMLEALDTYVQNPSVLFEYQYITEEAPEKVVKRTMNQNRAIRQNEQPAPRKNGKSKPGKKRRTVFLPALFGITIAFALACMALCWMILNDSSNLMNNKADVTLGDYIGMTKDQAMATDQIASGQISPEWEEEYNSNYAAGYIYKQSPVSGRTVREGQSVTLTVSLGTQYVTVPDLTNYVQTDAEQQLKALGVSVLVTQAVDTTVASGAVIRTDPAAGTQVAAGSTVILYISRPQVSTTTKVPSLTGMSVNDARTLLVQNHLGLGSQSEEYSDQPAGTVLSQNPAAGATAKLNSRVNVVVSAGAAPVQEPEQPGGDGTSGTTGEGSTGGESTGGSSEPSSSSSSTGGGILDWWSSLLG
- the rsgA gene encoding ribosome small subunit-dependent GTPase A, whose product is MNGYIIKGIGGFYYVKTPDGIVECKPRGIFRKQKITPVAGDEVMLETENGAAVIAQIAPRKNVFVRPPVANLDVLFLVASTTQPTPSTLVLDKLSAIAVDKGVQPVVVCTKSDLAEADFLANAYAKSTLPFIRIDYESGAGLDEVKQWINGRLCAFCGNSGVGKSTLLNALLPDAARETSAISQKLGRGRHTTREVTIFEAYGGRIADTPGFASLEANRAGFIPKENLEHAFPEFGPYLGQCQFTGCSHRSEKGCAVRAALAEGRLSQTRYDSYCAMYDEVKDVKDWQRPKV
- a CDS encoding thiamine diphosphokinase, coding for MSRCVILSACPVQPELRHLLRSDDFIIACDAGYRNCARLGCKPDIIVGDFDSAPCPQQDQDDIVVLPHVKDDTDTEYAAKLAAQKGFDEVLLLGALGGKRVEHTLANLCTGLGLEQRGIRAALQDERSRITFVLPGESRCYPKEEFFYFSAFPMEGRAEGVCEKGSFYELEDAVLTAGYPLGVSNEYAEGSSCITVSTRQGALVVVETIAD